In Candidatus Deferrimicrobiaceae bacterium, the following are encoded in one genomic region:
- a CDS encoding NAD(P)/FAD-dependent oxidoreductase produces MIVGAGFAGLWAARALARRSVDVLLLDRNNYHLFLPLLYQVAAAELEAEDIASPVRSILRGLPNVGFILSEVRRINPDAREVETDAGRIPFDYLVLAAGSTSHFFGIPGAPEHSFPLKTLAEGVGLRNRILRSFERAARETDLNRRAAALTFVIVGGGATGVEFSGALAELIHGPLRKDFPSLDFREARVLVIEAKDGLLSGMPETLRRYALKRLTRKGIDVRLGTTVRLVAENGVHLEDGTFIPSETTVWTAGVRGESFEGIRSVPLSPDRRVKVTPTLELPGYPGIYAVGDLAYFEEAGKALPMMAPVAIQMGTAAAGSIVRQIAGKAPLPFRYRDPGSMVILGRNAAVAHLRGRRYTGFPAWIVWLSVHIYQLIGFRNRLVVMINWAWDYFFFERAVRIILPESRPGEGVPADEASPRPASDGKKARGGRW; encoded by the coding sequence GTGATCGTCGGGGCGGGGTTCGCGGGGCTGTGGGCAGCGAGGGCATTGGCCCGCCGTTCCGTGGACGTTCTGCTCCTCGATCGGAACAATTATCACCTGTTTCTGCCACTGCTCTACCAGGTGGCGGCGGCGGAGCTGGAAGCGGAAGACATCGCCAGTCCCGTGCGGAGTATTTTGCGGGGCCTCCCGAACGTGGGATTCATTCTTTCCGAGGTCCGGCGGATCAATCCGGACGCACGGGAGGTGGAAACCGATGCCGGGAGAATTCCGTTCGATTACCTCGTCCTCGCGGCGGGATCGACCTCCCACTTCTTCGGAATCCCCGGGGCGCCCGAGCATTCGTTTCCCCTGAAGACGCTGGCGGAGGGTGTCGGTCTCCGGAATCGGATTCTCCGGTCGTTCGAGAGGGCTGCTCGAGAGACGGATCTCAATCGGCGCGCGGCCGCCCTCACCTTCGTCATCGTGGGCGGCGGCGCGACCGGCGTGGAGTTCAGCGGCGCGCTCGCGGAACTGATCCACGGCCCCCTGCGGAAGGATTTCCCGTCCCTGGACTTCCGGGAAGCAAGGGTGCTGGTGATCGAGGCGAAAGACGGACTTCTCTCCGGGATGCCGGAGACCCTCCGCCGGTATGCCCTGAAGCGGCTCACCCGGAAAGGGATCGACGTGCGCCTGGGGACGACGGTGCGCTTGGTCGCGGAAAACGGCGTCCACCTGGAAGACGGTACCTTCATCCCCTCGGAAACAACGGTGTGGACGGCGGGTGTGCGCGGCGAATCCTTCGAGGGAATCCGAAGCGTGCCGCTATCCCCGGACAGACGGGTGAAGGTGACGCCGACCCTCGAGCTGCCGGGATATCCCGGGATTTACGCCGTCGGGGATCTGGCGTACTTCGAGGAAGCAGGAAAAGCGCTCCCGATGATGGCGCCTGTCGCCATCCAGATGGGAACAGCGGCTGCCGGGAGCATCGTGAGACAAATCGCCGGCAAGGCCCCGCTCCCGTTTCGGTACCGGGACCCGGGCTCCATGGTGATCCTGGGCCGCAATGCGGCGGTGGCGCATCTTCGGGGGCGAAGGTATACGGGATTTCCTGCGTGGATCGTCTGGCTTTCCGTCCATATCTACCAGTTGATCGGATTCCGCAACCGTCTGGTCGTGATGATCAACTGGGCCTGGGACTATTTCTTTTTCGAGCGGGCGGTGCGGATCATCCTGCCCGAATCACGGCCGGGAGAAGGCGTCCCGGCCGACGAGGCGTCGCCACGTCCCGCAAGCGACGGGAAGAAGGCGCGCGGCGGACGATGGTAG
- a CDS encoding DUF393 domain-containing protein: protein MKGQEKPVLIYDGECPVCQGAADWIRARSGPDDFEFLSCHSEDLPRRFPTIEKNACLEAMHLFLPDGKVLAGEQAVPEILLRLKGWRWAAALFRLPGAGILSRAFYRWFAARRHRISRRFGKPDR, encoded by the coding sequence GTGAAGGGGCAGGAGAAACCCGTCCTCATCTACGACGGGGAGTGCCCCGTCTGCCAGGGCGCGGCCGACTGGATCCGGGCCCGGTCCGGCCCGGACGATTTCGAGTTCCTCTCCTGCCACTCGGAGGACCTTCCCCGCCGTTTCCCCACCATCGAGAAGAACGCATGCCTCGAGGCGATGCACCTGTTCCTTCCTGACGGGAAGGTACTCGCCGGCGAGCAAGCCGTCCCCGAGATCCTCCTCCGGCTTAAGGGGTGGCGATGGGCCGCCGCTCTGTTCCGTCTCCCGGGAGCCGGGATCCTCTCCCGCGCCTTCTACCGGTGGTTCGCCGCGAGGAGGCATCGCATTTCCCGCCGTTTCGGAAAACCGGATCGTTGA
- a CDS encoding PEP/pyruvate-binding domain-containing protein, with protein sequence MDTENAIPGTGLPSLDRVIQGVIPGDNIVWQIDLIGDYAVLVESFSANALRNGRKLVYFRFARHPALLSADCDAEIHVLTPEVGFETFTAQIHKVIERSGRGAYYVFDCLSDLAADWYSDLMLRNFFMVTCPYLFELETVTYFALFRGFHSSDAVSAIRETTQLLLDIFRHGDKLYVHPLKVDHRYSPTMYLPHVWEKEDFLPVAESSVLSDVLADLTSLRGDSVSRTLDIWDRKFLQAQQAQEEIQKGAMPAGEAQELYRWLLRMAVTRDERITALASKSLDLSDILAIRKRMIGTGLIGGKSVGMLLARAILCRTDGKWRSKLERHDSFYIGSDVFYTYLVRNGCWGIRRSQRSPATFLDGAEEVQRKILSGTFPRFLREQFVAMLEYFGQSPIIVRSSSLLEDGFGNAFTGKYESVFCPNQGSPEDRLASFLSAVKTVYASSMSREALLYRAHRGLLDRDEQMAILVQRVSGAIYGPMFYPQIAGVGLSYNPYAWSEYIEPEAGVVRLVFGLGTRAVNRSDDDYTRVIALNAPLRRPEANLDEVMEYAQRRVDVLDLAENRFRSLLFDEVVKTSPSLPVGMFASRKSLSRGGDRDGGGGPASPGILTFDQLLSKTAFVEDMREMMKILRDAYEYPVDIEFTANFLSDGGYRINLVQCRPLQVREGGRIIAVPSNLPPEDVVLEAQGTIVGQSSFTTIDRLIYVEPAAYMELPITDRYSVARMIGRLTHAEEEGETRKTIMLLGPGRWGTSTPSLGVPVSFAEINTVSVLCEIVGMHGTVVPDVSLGTHFFNDLVEADMLYLALFLGKKGNSLNEEFFRRSRNRLADLVPEEAGWSDVVRVIDIPEAPGGRALYLNANSPGQRAVCYLAGLGEGLLPG encoded by the coding sequence ATGGACACGGAAAATGCAATCCCGGGGACCGGGCTGCCCAGCCTGGACCGGGTGATCCAGGGGGTGATCCCGGGCGACAACATCGTCTGGCAGATCGACCTGATCGGGGACTACGCCGTCCTGGTGGAGTCGTTCTCCGCGAACGCGCTCCGGAACGGCAGGAAGCTCGTCTACTTCCGGTTCGCCCGCCACCCGGCGCTCCTTTCCGCCGATTGCGACGCGGAGATCCATGTCCTAACCCCCGAGGTCGGGTTCGAGACGTTCACCGCCCAGATCCACAAGGTGATCGAACGTTCGGGAAGGGGTGCGTACTACGTGTTCGACTGCCTGTCGGACCTGGCCGCCGACTGGTACAGCGACCTGATGCTGAGGAATTTCTTCATGGTGACCTGCCCGTACCTCTTCGAGCTGGAAACCGTGACGTACTTCGCGCTCTTCCGGGGCTTCCACTCCTCCGATGCCGTCTCCGCCATCCGGGAGACGACGCAGCTCCTGCTCGACATCTTCCGGCACGGGGACAAGCTCTACGTGCACCCCCTGAAGGTCGACCACCGGTACTCCCCGACGATGTATCTTCCCCACGTCTGGGAAAAAGAGGATTTCCTCCCGGTGGCCGAAAGCTCCGTCCTGTCGGACGTGCTGGCCGATCTCACCTCCCTGCGGGGCGACTCCGTCTCCCGGACGCTCGACATCTGGGACCGGAAGTTCCTCCAGGCGCAGCAGGCCCAGGAGGAGATCCAAAAGGGGGCGATGCCAGCGGGGGAGGCGCAGGAACTCTACCGGTGGCTTCTGCGCATGGCGGTGACCCGCGACGAGCGGATCACCGCCCTCGCTTCGAAGTCTCTTGATTTGTCCGACATTCTCGCCATCCGGAAGCGCATGATCGGAACGGGGCTGATCGGTGGGAAGTCGGTCGGGATGCTCCTGGCGCGGGCCATCCTCTGCCGGACGGACGGGAAGTGGCGGTCCAAGCTGGAGAGGCACGACTCGTTCTACATCGGGTCGGACGTCTTTTACACCTACCTCGTCCGGAACGGCTGCTGGGGGATCCGGAGGAGCCAGCGGAGCCCCGCGACCTTCCTGGACGGGGCCGAGGAGGTGCAGCGGAAGATCCTTTCGGGCACCTTCCCCCGCTTCCTCCGGGAGCAGTTCGTGGCCATGCTCGAATACTTCGGCCAGTCCCCGATCATCGTCCGCTCGAGCAGCCTCCTCGAGGACGGCTTCGGCAACGCGTTCACGGGGAAGTACGAAAGCGTCTTCTGCCCGAACCAGGGGTCCCCGGAGGACCGGCTGGCCTCTTTCCTGTCGGCGGTCAAGACCGTCTACGCGAGCAGCATGAGCCGGGAGGCCCTGCTCTACCGGGCCCACCGGGGACTTCTCGACCGGGACGAGCAGATGGCGATCCTCGTGCAGCGGGTGTCCGGCGCCATTTACGGCCCCATGTTCTACCCGCAGATCGCGGGCGTCGGGCTTTCGTACAATCCGTATGCGTGGAGCGAGTATATCGAGCCCGAGGCCGGCGTCGTCCGGCTGGTCTTCGGGCTGGGGACGAGGGCGGTCAACCGGAGCGATGACGACTACACGCGGGTGATCGCGTTGAACGCGCCGCTTCGACGGCCGGAGGCGAACCTCGACGAGGTGATGGAATACGCCCAGAGGCGGGTCGACGTCCTCGACCTCGCGGAGAACCGGTTCCGTTCCCTCCTCTTCGACGAGGTCGTCAAAACCAGCCCTTCCCTGCCGGTCGGGATGTTCGCCTCCCGGAAGAGCCTCTCCCGGGGAGGCGACAGAGACGGGGGGGGAGGCCCGGCCTCCCCGGGGATCCTGACGTTCGACCAGCTCCTTTCGAAGACGGCCTTCGTGGAGGATATGCGGGAGATGATGAAAATCCTGCGGGACGCCTACGAATACCCCGTCGACATCGAATTCACCGCGAATTTCCTGTCCGATGGAGGCTACCGGATCAATCTCGTCCAGTGCCGCCCGCTGCAGGTGCGGGAGGGCGGCCGGATCATCGCCGTCCCCTCCAACCTCCCTCCGGAGGATGTCGTTCTCGAAGCCCAGGGAACGATCGTCGGGCAAAGCTCCTTCACCACCATCGACCGGCTGATCTATGTCGAGCCCGCCGCCTACATGGAGCTGCCGATCACCGACCGGTATTCCGTCGCACGAATGATCGGGAGGCTGACCCACGCGGAGGAGGAAGGAGAGACGAGGAAAACGATCATGCTCCTCGGCCCGGGCCGGTGGGGGACGAGCACCCCGTCGCTCGGGGTCCCCGTATCCTTCGCGGAAATCAATACGGTATCGGTCCTGTGCGAGATCGTGGGCATGCACGGGACCGTCGTCCCCGACGTCTCCCTCGGCACCCACTTCTTCAACGACCTGGTCGAGGCGGACATGCTCTATCTCGCTCTCTTCCTCGGGAAAAAGGGGAATTCCCTCAACGAGGAATTCTTCCGGAGGAGCAGGAACCGTCTCGCCGACCTGGTGCCGGAAGAGGCCGGGTGGTCCGATGTCGTCCGCGTCATCGACATCCCCGAGGCCCCCGGAGGTCGCGCTCTCTACCTGAACGCCAATTCCCCCGGCCAGAGGGCGGTCTGCTACCTTGCCGGCTTAGGAGAGGGGCTTCTCCCCGGGTAA